Proteins encoded together in one Camelina sativa cultivar DH55 chromosome 9, Cs, whole genome shotgun sequence window:
- the LOC104715013 gene encoding pentatricopeptide repeat-containing protein At3g26782, mitochondrial-like, producing the protein MRKLSLYPTRSSFPCTIKACSSLLDIFSGKQTHQQAFVFGYQSDIFVSSALIVMYSTCGQLKDARKVFDEIPSRNIVSWTSMIRGYDLNGNALDAVSLFKDLLVEENEGDDAMFLDSMGMVSVISACSRVATKGLTESIHSFVVKRGFDRGVSVGNTLLDAYAKGGEGGVAVARNIFDQIVDKDRVSYNSIMGVYAQSGMSNEAFEVFRRLVEDKVVTFNSITLSTVLLAVSHSGALRIGKCIHDQVIRMGLEDDVIIGTSLIDMYCKCGRVETARKVFDRMKYKNVRSWTAMIAGYGMHGHAAKALELFPAMIDSGVRPNYITFVSVLAACSHAGLHVEGWRWFNAMKGRFGLEPGLEHYGCMVDLLGRAGFLQKAYDLIQTMKMKPDSIIWSSLLAGCRVHKNVELAEISVARLFELDSSNCGYYMLLSHIYADAGRWKDVERVRMIMKNRGLVKPAGFSLLELNGEVHVFLIGDEEHPEHEKIYGFLAELNRKLLEAGYVSNTASVCHDVDEEEKEMTLRVHSEKLAIAFGIMNTVPVLGFQYLTNLKLLRMSVVSWRLGELGI; encoded by the exons ATGCGAAAGCTTTCTCTTTACCCAACTCGCTCTAGCTTTCCTTGCACCATTAAAGCATGTTCGTCTCTTCTTGATATTTTCTCCGGCAAGCAGACTCATCAGCAAGCTTTTGTCTTCGGGTATCAATCAGACATCTTCGTGTCTTCGGCTTTGATCGTTATGTATTCCACTTGCGGTCAACTGAAAGATGCACGgaaggtgttcgacgaaattccTAGTAGAAATATTGTCTCTTGGACGTCGATGATTCGAGGGTATGATCTTAACGGTAATGCCCTTGATGCTGTTTCTCTTTTCAAGGATCTATTGGTCGAAGAAAATGAGGGTGACGATGCAATGTTTCTTGATTCTATGGGTATGGTTTCAGTCATCTCGGCTTGTTCTCGTGTTGCTACTAAGGGTTTAACAGAATCAATTCATAGCTTTGTGGTAAAAAGAGGGTTTGATAGAGGGGTGAGTGTTGGTAATACTCTACTAGATGCTTATGCTAAGGGTGGAGAAGGAGGTGTAGCTGTGGCGAGAAATATCTTTGATCAGATTGTGGATAAGGATCGTGTTTCGTATAATTCGATCATGGGTGTGTATGCTCAGAGTGGGATGTCTAATGAGGCATTTGAAGTCTTTCGTAGACTGGTAGAGGATAAAGTTGTCACCTTTAACTCCATTACACTGTCTACTGTCTTGTTGGCGGTTTCACATTCAGGTGCTCTGCGTATTGGCAAGTGTATACATGATCAG GTGATAAGGATGGGTCTTGAGGATGATGTGATAATTGGGACATCATTAATTGATATGTATTGCAAATGCGGGAGAGTTGAGACGGCAAGAAAAGTATTTGATCGAATGAAATATAAGAATGTTAGGTCTTGGACCGCCATGATTGCTGGATATGGAATGCATGGCCACGCGGCTAAGGCATTGGAGTTATTCCCTGCTATGATCGATTCAGGGGTTAGACCAAACTACATTACTTTTGTATCCGTATTAGCTGCTTGCAGTCATGCGGGTCTTCATGTCGAAGGCTGGCGCTGGTTTAACGCAATGAAGGGAAGATTCGGCTTGGAACCGGGTTTAGAACACTACGGTTGTATGGTTGATCTTCTAGGTAGAGCAGGGTTTCTTCAGAAAGCTTATGATTTGATTCagacaatgaagatgaagcCGGACTCTATCATATGGAGCTCACTTCTTGCAGGTTGTAGAGTTCACAAGAACGTGGAGCTCGCAGAGATATCCGTGGCTCGTTTATTTGAATTGGACTCTTCGAACTGTGGTTATTACATGTTGCTTTCGCATATCTATGCTGATGCAGGGCGTTGGAAAGATGTTGAGAGGGTGAGGATGATAATGAAGAATCGAGGATTGGTGAAACCGGCTGGTTTTAGTCTACTTGAGTTGAATGGTGAGGTtcatgtgttcttgatcggagACGAAGAGCATCCTGAGCACGAAAAGATTTACGGGTTTTTAGCAGAACTGAACAGGAAGCTGTTAGAGGCAGGTTACGTATCGAACACGGCATCTGTATGCCATGATGTtgatgaggaagagaaagagatgacaCTGAGAGTTCACAGCGAGAAACTAGCGATTGCGTTTGGGATCATGAACACTGTTCCCG